The Pseudomonadota bacterium genome contains the following window.
ACCAGCTGGATGCCGCTGGCCGGAGGGCCGGTCATGATCGGTGGCGGGCCACCGGGCACGCCGCCAATGGTGCCGCCTAGACCGCTCGCGCCAGCCATTCCCGCGCCGGTGCCCGCGACAGCGCCAGCGCCGGAGCCGCCTGCGATCGAACCCGCGGCACCCACGCCCGCGCCGGGCACTACCGGGCCGGCAGCACCCGTGCCCCCGCTGCCGGCTCCGGGCGGAGTCGGTGCGCGAGGAGAATTGTTGTCTGGCCCACCGCAGCCGCTCAACAGAAAACAGCAGCAAACGAGTGCTAGCGATTCCCGCTGTGCGAGAGCTTGGGTAGCTTCGCGTGCGACCCGGGGTGGCAATGCAGGTTGCGTGACTCTCATGTTACCTCGTGCGGGTCTGGTGTGGCCCTGTCTGCGCGCCGTTTCATGTAAACCCACGTAATGGAGTACAAAAGCAGACGATTCTAGTCATAGCACACAGTCAATCTCAACGGTGCATATCCCTGGCCCAGTCGCACTCGAAGGTCACGGCGCGCAGGTGGACCAGGCGACGCGTGGAGGTTCCGCGCTCGGCCATCAGAAGCAGCGCATGGCCCTGCATGCAGGCAACCGCGCCCCGAGTTATTTGGACGTCGTCTTCGAAGAACTCCTGCTCGCCGAGGGGTTTGCCTAGATCCCACGGCAGCCAATTGACGCTGACGAACAAATCCGTGGAGAAGTTGCGAGGTGTAGCGCTTATCAGGCCGCCCATGCATGGGCAGAGGCGCGCCGGCGACGGTCCGGTGGCGCGTCCCACACGCCTTGGACCTGCTATCGGCACAAAGTCCGGGCTCAGGGCGGTCAGGTACAAGCCGGTACGAAAGCGACTGCCTCGCCGATCCCGGAATGCCAGCAAGCGCGTCCCGTGCTTGGCTAGCAGGACGGGTGTGGTCTCCGATGGCTCGTGCAGATCCAGGACTCTTCTGGGCGCGCCGCGCCCGTCGAACACGACGATGCGCCCGCGCAACGAAGCGTCCGAAGGCCATCGTTCGGCCCACAACGTCAAGCTTCTGCCCGCTTGGGCGCTGGTGTAAGGCGCACCAACGCCGATGCCGCGACTGGAGACCACCTGCGCCGGTCCCGTGAGCCGGTCGCCCTTGACGGTGACTTGTCGTATTTGCTCGGTTTCCAGTGTTGCGTCTCGCCAGGCGACCAGCATCCGGTCTCGCGTTTTCGTCATGGAGATTCCGCTGCTGATGCTGCCGGCCTGCGCGAGCACAAGCTCACCCTGGCGCTCCAGGCGTTCGCTGAATCGGAACAAGGTAGCCCGGGCGCCGCGACCGCGTTCGGCTTGCTGCAGGCAGGCTACCCAGACGGATCGAGCCCCCGTTATGGCATCCAGCCCCCCCGGACACGCCGAGGCGAGCCTCGTGGCTGCGCCTTCTGGTCGGCCACGCACGGTGAGCTTTCTGGCGTAGAGGCCGCTCCGATCCGACCACAGTGCCAGCGCGTGTCCTTTCCGAGCCAGCAACGTGACCGCGTGAAAGCGCCGACCGCCGGAGATTGCGACATCGTAATCAAGGCCGAAATGGCAAGCGTTCGGTCGTACGTCAGGCTCGCAGGCATACAGGCCCGCAAGTGCGATAGCCAGTACCCGGCCTGAAGCCCCGGGCCGGGCACTCGTTATCCCCCCCTTGCGCAACACAGCCGTCAGACCACGCCTCGCGCTTTGAGCAGGCTGCCGATTTGGGATCTGCGGCGCTGGAGCTCGGCGGGGTCCTTGACGGGCTCGAAGCGGCTTGCGCTGCCTTCGCGTGGCACCGACACGAAACGGCAAGGCAGAAACGCAGTCAGCTGTCCGACCAAGCGCTCGAACTGGATGGCTGTGGCGCCGGAGACCTTCTTGCGCACGCAAAACCAGCTGAGATCGAAGTCGCGATCGATGGCCTGGGCGTCGAAGGCAAAGGTGTTCGTGTTGAAGACCGGAATCCGAGCGGGATCGAAGGAGCCCGGGAAGCGGAACTCCTCCAGGATCTGCAGCTGTCCATCGACGCGAGCCGGCGCTCCGCCCTTGTCGTCTTGACGACGCTCGGTGACCTCTGCCGTGATGGGCCGGCCTCCGTCCAGATGAGCGCCAATCAGCGTTGCATCGAGTGTCGCTCCCAGGTTGTCCACGTTGGACATGAACAGAACGCGTCCGCCACCCGCACGAAAATCGTGCAGCACACCCGAACGCCGCAGCGCGAACGTCAGGTCGCCATGCCCCGGCGCATACGGCGAAGGTTTGCCGTCCCTGGTCAGGAACAGATCCCCGGTCTCGGTAACGCGCAGCGAGACGAACTGCGGAAAGGTTCGCACCGGGGCGGCGGGATCCTGCAGCGTCTCGGCAGCCGCGCGAACGGCCGCATCCGTCGCAAAGCTCGTCATGAGATAGACGGGG
Protein-coding sequences here:
- a CDS encoding UTP--glucose-1-phosphate uridylyltransferase, producing the protein YRAGGRGPTRPWTCTVRPASELLWRTRSSTADAGGGWVGSMLDKHPALELEGATASLLEQYGFDRHTFERLRAQLQQLGTTGFDNRVRGKVEAPRAGELIELPPAGSQEHERLTLLGADALRGGQVGHVVLAGGMATRFGGAVKAAVDALPGHTFLDLKLDGARALARSHETAIPVYLMTSFATDAAVRAAAETLQDPAAPVRTFPQFVSLRVTETGDLFLTRDGKPSPYAPGHGDLTFALRRSGVLHDFRAGGGRVLFMSNVDNLGATLDATLIGAHLDGGRPITAEVTERRQDDKGGAPARVDGQLQILEEFRFPGSFDPARIPVFNTNTFAFDAQAIDRDFDLSWFCVRKKVSGATAIQFERLVGQLTAFLPCRFVSVPREGSASRFEPVKDPAELQRRRSQIGSLLKARGVV